From the genome of Ornithobacterium rhinotracheale, one region includes:
- a CDS encoding DUF308 domain-containing protein, giving the protein MENLISKFIGTVKHWYIPFIIGILFIGVGIYTFYVPVEAYLVLSIIFSVSFFISGIFDAVFA; this is encoded by the coding sequence ATGGAAAATCTAATTTCTAAATTCATCGGGACAGTTAAGCATTGGTACATTCCCTTCATTATCGGCATTTTATTTATCGGCGTAGGGATTTATACATTTTATGTTCCAGTAGAGGCCTACTTGGTATTATCGATTATCTTTAGTGTTTCATTTTTTATCTCAGGGATTTTCGATGCGGTGTTTGCCTGA
- a CDS encoding HdeD family acid-resistance protein encodes MEVLPYYVGFVLMFRSFQLLGFALDIKAYAPNKWLGLFIWSIVGIFISFLLLANPIIAGLSLVALTGISFIILGFASCSLAFNLKSLKNNLDEKISPEMREKIQSLENEFQEIVRKK; translated from the coding sequence ATGGAAGTTTTACCATACTATGTGGGATTTGTTTTAATGTTCCGCTCGTTCCAGTTATTGGGCTTTGCCCTAGACATTAAAGCCTATGCACCCAATAAGTGGCTTGGTCTTTTTATTTGGAGTATCGTCGGGATATTTATCTCATTCCTACTTTTAGCCAATCCAATTATAGCAGGACTTTCGCTTGTGGCACTCACAGGCATATCCTTCATCATTTTAGGATTTGCATCTTGCAGTTTAGCTTTTAATTTAAAAAGCTTAAAAAATAATTTGGATGAAAAAATCTCTCCAGAAATGAGAGAAAAAATACAGAGCTTGGAAAATGAATTTCAAGAAATTGTAAGAAAAAAATAA
- a CDS encoding DUF6702 family protein: MMKKLKGMRVILLALVAVLISAFTTLNDFHTSTTKVEFNPGSTSMTFSSKFVTEDLIKAIGVGIENEAIFNTAVERYLRSNFIVKINENRVNYNYAQAQTSPKATRLYFEVPNVSNVSTIEIRNAMLVNEFADQQNFINFNVNNKRESIVTKKGSESGKVKF, translated from the coding sequence ATGATGAAAAAATTAAAAGGAATGCGCGTGATATTATTAGCCTTGGTAGCTGTATTAATTTCGGCATTTACCACACTAAATGATTTTCACACCTCAACTACGAAGGTAGAGTTTAATCCAGGAAGCACTTCTATGACTTTTAGCTCTAAATTTGTAACAGAGGATTTAATTAAAGCCATTGGCGTAGGAATTGAAAACGAAGCTATATTCAACACCGCAGTAGAAAGATACTTAAGAAGCAATTTCATTGTAAAAATCAACGAAAATAGAGTAAATTATAATTACGCACAAGCACAAACTTCGCCTAAGGCTACAAGACTTTATTTCGAAGTACCAAATGTTTCAAATGTTTCGACTATCGAAATACGAAATGCAATGCTTGTAAACGAATTTGCAGATCAGCAGAACTTTATAAACTTTAATGTAAACAATAAGCGTGAATCTATTGTTACTAAAAAAGGAAGCGAATCTGGAAAAGTTAAATTTTAG
- a CDS encoding sodium-translocating pyrophosphatase: MSDLIIYLPTLLALLGLAVMGAKFSWIKKQNSGEAKMQTIAQYIKEGAMAFLNAEYRILLIFVLVASLALAFISYIVPTTHWLIVPAFIVGAVFSAIAGNIGMRVATDANVRTAQAAKTSLPQALKVSFGGGMVMGLGVAGLAVFGLSFIFFCLLAYLGDSEGDFVSSMTVVLEALAGFSLGAESIALFARVGGGIYTKAADVGADLVGKVEAGIPEDDPRNPATIADNVGDNVGDVAGMGADLFGSYVATVLAAMVLGNYVIRDMGANAPTAFEGMGPILLPLFIAGFGIVFSIIGTFFVKIKSNDASESQVQMALNLGNWGSIILTAVVSLFLIKWMLPEVLQMNFFGLGIQEIPSIYVFYSVLIGLIVGFAISYFTEYYTALGKRPVLSIVEKSSTGAATNIIAGLGVGMISTFAPIILFAGAIWGAYSCAGFYGVSIAASAMMATTAMQLAIDAFGPIADNAGGIAEMSELPKEVRERTDILDSVGNTTAAIGKGFAIASAALTALALFAAYVTFTGIDGINIFKANVLAALFIGGMIPVVFSALAMNSVGKAAMEMVQEVRRQFREIPGIMDGTGTPEYGKCVDISTKAALKEMMLPGAIAIFTPILIGFLMGAESLGSYMAGVTVSGVIWAIFQNNAGGAWDNAKKSIEAGVEVAGVKHAKGTGEHKAAVTGDTVGDPFKDTSGPSMNILIKLSCLVGLVIAPILGEQIKEENNLYEGKPIDNGAIILEEAPQEEVLNADGNYIYQLGEITEIALPNNETLNEGINSTEKHLVDLLNGGEIDNAGLYKTWTTLDQIGFKTGSSELTEKSNKQIENLVKILNAYPDVKLKIGGYTDNVGSPEKNLKLSQARAESLKNVLEAKGIAADRLEAEGYGEAHPICEANDTPACQAQNRRLDVRFTE, from the coding sequence ATGAGCGATTTGATTATTTATTTACCGACTTTGTTGGCACTACTGGGACTTGCTGTGATGGGAGCGAAATTTTCATGGATTAAAAAGCAAAACAGTGGCGAAGCAAAAATGCAGACTATTGCCCAATACATCAAGGAAGGAGCGATGGCTTTTTTAAATGCAGAATATAGAATTTTGCTAATTTTTGTACTAGTAGCCTCTCTGGCATTGGCATTTATTTCTTACATCGTACCCACTACCCACTGGTTGATTGTTCCTGCCTTTATCGTAGGAGCTGTGTTTTCTGCCATTGCGGGTAATATCGGGATGCGTGTAGCAACAGATGCCAATGTGCGCACGGCACAAGCAGCCAAAACCAGCTTGCCCCAAGCCTTAAAAGTTTCATTTGGCGGTGGAATGGTGATGGGATTAGGCGTTGCAGGTTTAGCCGTTTTTGGGCTAAGTTTTATCTTCTTCTGTTTGTTAGCTTATTTAGGCGATAGTGAGGGAGATTTTGTTTCGAGTATGACAGTGGTGTTAGAGGCCTTGGCAGGATTTTCACTCGGAGCCGAATCCATTGCACTTTTTGCCCGTGTGGGTGGAGGTATTTATACCAAGGCAGCCGATGTAGGAGCTGATTTAGTGGGAAAAGTAGAAGCAGGAATCCCCGAAGATGACCCTAGAAACCCCGCTACTATTGCCGACAATGTGGGCGACAATGTGGGCGATGTTGCAGGTATGGGCGCCGATTTATTTGGCTCTTATGTTGCCACCGTTTTAGCCGCTATGGTGCTCGGAAATTATGTTATAAGAGATATGGGCGCCAATGCACCTACCGCTTTTGAGGGTATGGGGCCAATTTTATTACCATTATTTATCGCAGGTTTTGGAATAGTTTTTTCAATCATCGGAACATTTTTTGTGAAAATTAAATCCAATGATGCTAGCGAAAGCCAAGTGCAAATGGCTCTAAATTTAGGAAACTGGGGCTCAATAATACTCACCGCCGTAGTTTCACTATTTTTAATTAAATGGATGTTGCCAGAAGTTCTGCAAATGAATTTCTTTGGTTTAGGCATTCAAGAAATCCCTTCAATTTATGTTTTTTATTCTGTATTAATAGGATTGATTGTAGGATTTGCAATTTCTTATTTTACAGAATATTACACTGCACTAGGTAAGCGCCCTGTTTTAAGCATTGTAGAAAAATCAAGCACAGGAGCTGCAACCAATATCATTGCAGGGCTAGGCGTGGGAATGATTTCAACTTTTGCGCCCATTATATTATTTGCGGGCGCCATTTGGGGGGCTTATAGTTGTGCAGGTTTCTACGGCGTATCCATTGCAGCCTCAGCTATGATGGCCACCACCGCGATGCAATTAGCCATTGATGCCTTTGGGCCAATTGCCGATAATGCTGGCGGAATCGCTGAAATGAGCGAATTGCCAAAAGAGGTGAGAGAGCGCACCGATATTTTAGATTCTGTGGGGAATACTACCGCAGCCATTGGGAAAGGCTTTGCCATTGCTTCTGCGGCACTTACGGCTTTAGCCTTGTTTGCTGCCTATGTTACTTTTACAGGAATCGATGGAATTAATATTTTTAAAGCCAATGTTTTAGCCGCTTTATTCATCGGTGGAATGATTCCTGTTGTGTTCTCTGCTTTGGCAATGAATTCGGTGGGGAAAGCCGCTATGGAAATGGTGCAAGAGGTGAGAAGGCAATTCCGAGAAATTCCTGGAATTATGGACGGTACAGGCACCCCAGAGTATGGAAAATGCGTAGATATTTCTACCAAAGCCGCTTTAAAAGAGATGATGCTCCCTGGTGCCATTGCAATTTTTACCCCAATATTAATCGGCTTTTTAATGGGCGCTGAGTCGCTTGGAAGCTATATGGCAGGCGTTACCGTATCTGGCGTAATTTGGGCAATTTTCCAAAATAATGCGGGAGGTGCTTGGGATAATGCCAAAAAATCAATCGAAGCAGGTGTTGAGGTGGCTGGTGTAAAGCATGCTAAAGGCACAGGCGAGCATAAAGCAGCCGTTACAGGCGACACCGTGGGCGACCCATTCAAGGATACCTCAGGGCCTTCTATGAATATTTTGATTAAATTGTCTTGCTTAGTAGGCTTAGTCATTGCCCCAATTTTAGGCGAACAGATTAAGGAAGAAAACAATTTATATGAAGGAAAACCGATTGATAATGGAGCGATTATTTTAGAGGAAGCTCCACAAGAAGAGGTTTTGAATGCTGATGGGAATTACATTTATCAATTAGGTGAAATTACAGAAATCGCCTTACCTAACAATGAAACTTTAAACGAAGGGATTAATTCAACTGAAAAGCATTTGGTAGATTTGTTAAATGGAGGCGAAATCGATAACGCAGGATTGTACAAAACTTGGACAACTTTAGACCAAATTGGGTTTAAAACAGGAAGTAGTGAGCTTACAGAAAAGTCTAATAAGCAAATTGAGAATTTAGTGAAAATCTTAAACGCTTATCCAGATGTGAAACTAAAAATCGGAGGCTATACCGACAATGTTGGTAGTCCTGAAAAGAATTTAAAGCTATCGCAAGCCAGAGCCGAAAGTTTAAAAAATGTTTTGGAGGCTAAAGGAATTGCTGCTGATAGATTAGAAGCAGAAGGCTATGGCGAAGCGCACCCAATTTGCGAGGCAAATGACACGCCTGCGTGTCAAGCGCAAAATCGTCGTTTAGATGTTCGCTTTACGGAATAA
- a CDS encoding DUF5686 family protein, with product MKKTLVVLSICLVSLKLNAQEIDDQNIYLKQLEITAKDNNVAIQLIKELISKRKQNSPESLPDFSFKSYTKFSNVLNFLIPEKEMDEKTKKSFLEAKESIDFISEKADRYIYDKRFGKKMITETYRIAGLQSELPEIVAIEPLPYDLSDKTFNFFYFKTFINPVSNYGINYYNYRIKDTIRLNNRKTIQVNFKSNKEAKTPLYGSIWVDLATKGIAKFEAEYQNDRDEIYNSGGIQLIGNDGKMSYEMQSNYRFYKNVWIPVNQSYQSISLKRKKINGKMKEISTSTFSMEKTFSDFSTDNHFVAKDFNGYSREIAPNARKHFDERIKEFRPKELTPMEIKSYALNDAEGEKEHIDFYLKKARFLINGLNFNLGKVDLILPEFFGNNEYEGIRLGLGLQTNEYFNRRVSFNGHVNYGFKDRKIKYGVGTKYLAAPKNNGFFSFDYMDDLNAAARFFSPLRTGFNVFRVTAINGNKHDFFNQKKFSLAYQQDFFDNLTLRIGTHHAEEKNLFNPNLGNQKFNNNLLSFNLKWSPFSQYIKVPYGTFTLKDGSPNIYLNVLKSNKLANEDFDFTRVEGAVEYQFNLFPRETYIKINAGTTLGKTPLWYSFNHGSNNLNESVFDIFNLGGTDTFETMPADTFYSTQFISLLGRQKLFNLNGKKKSAPTYLIVKTMYGKIQSNDLLYADDKIAPNKWFSEAGLEFRKLLLGSVGIGVYYRFGAYNVGEIKQDLSIKSIIDLPFAKIKF from the coding sequence ATGAAAAAAACACTTGTAGTTCTCAGCATTTGTTTAGTTTCTCTCAAGCTAAATGCACAAGAAATTGATGATCAAAATATCTATTTAAAGCAACTAGAGATTACTGCTAAGGACAATAATGTAGCGATTCAACTGATTAAGGAATTGATTTCTAAAAGAAAACAAAATAGCCCAGAGAGTTTGCCAGATTTTAGCTTTAAATCTTATACCAAATTCTCGAATGTACTGAATTTCTTAATCCCAGAAAAAGAGATGGATGAGAAAACCAAAAAAAGTTTTTTGGAGGCTAAAGAAAGTATTGATTTCATTTCTGAAAAAGCGGATAGGTATATTTATGACAAGCGTTTTGGCAAAAAAATGATTACTGAAACCTACCGAATTGCTGGTCTGCAATCGGAATTGCCAGAAATTGTAGCCATAGAGCCCCTACCTTATGATTTGAGCGATAAGACTTTCAATTTCTTTTATTTTAAAACTTTCATAAATCCCGTTTCCAATTACGGAATCAATTATTACAACTACCGCATTAAAGACACCATCAGGCTCAATAATCGAAAAACGATTCAAGTAAATTTTAAAAGCAATAAAGAAGCAAAAACACCACTTTATGGTAGCATTTGGGTGGATTTAGCCACAAAAGGGATTGCAAAATTTGAGGCTGAATACCAAAACGATCGAGATGAAATTTACAATTCTGGCGGAATTCAGCTTATAGGAAACGATGGGAAAATGAGCTATGAAATGCAGAGCAATTACAGATTTTATAAAAATGTGTGGATTCCCGTGAATCAGTCTTACCAATCCATTTCTTTAAAAAGAAAAAAAATAAATGGCAAGATGAAAGAAATATCCACGAGCACCTTTAGCATGGAAAAAACTTTTAGCGATTTCTCTACCGATAATCATTTTGTGGCTAAAGATTTCAATGGATATTCTCGAGAGATTGCCCCTAATGCCAGAAAACATTTTGATGAGCGAATTAAAGAATTTCGCCCAAAGGAATTAACGCCTATGGAAATTAAAAGCTATGCTCTAAACGATGCCGAGGGTGAAAAAGAACATATTGATTTCTACTTGAAAAAGGCTCGCTTTTTAATCAATGGGCTGAACTTTAACCTTGGAAAAGTTGATTTAATTTTACCCGAGTTTTTTGGGAACAATGAATACGAGGGAATCCGTTTAGGGCTGGGGCTACAAACCAACGAGTATTTCAACAGGCGAGTGAGCTTTAATGGGCATGTAAATTATGGTTTTAAGGACAGAAAGATTAAATACGGCGTGGGCACCAAATATTTGGCAGCACCTAAGAACAACGGATTCTTTTCCTTCGACTATATGGACGATTTGAACGCCGCAGCACGATTCTTCTCGCCGCTCAGAACGGGGTTCAATGTTTTTAGAGTAACGGCAATCAACGGGAATAAGCATGATTTCTTTAATCAAAAGAAATTCTCCCTAGCATATCAGCAAGATTTCTTTGATAATCTCACCCTGCGAATAGGCACACACCACGCCGAGGAAAAAAATCTATTTAATCCTAATTTAGGAAATCAAAAATTCAACAATAATTTGTTAAGCTTTAATCTAAAATGGTCGCCATTTAGCCAATATATAAAAGTGCCCTACGGAACCTTTACGCTAAAGGATGGCTCGCCAAACATTTATTTAAATGTATTAAAATCCAACAAATTAGCAAACGAAGATTTCGACTTCACTCGTGTGGAGGGTGCCGTAGAATACCAATTCAACCTGTTCCCGAGAGAAACTTATATCAAAATCAACGCAGGAACCACTTTGGGCAAAACGCCACTCTGGTACAGCTTCAACCATGGTTCCAATAACCTTAACGAATCTGTTTTTGATATATTTAACCTAGGCGGAACCGACACTTTCGAGACCATGCCTGCCGATACATTTTACAGCACACAATTCATTTCGCTACTAGGTCGCCAAAAATTATTTAACCTAAATGGCAAAAAGAAATCTGCCCCTACCTATCTGATTGTAAAGACTATGTACGGGAAAATCCAATCAAACGACCTATTGTATGCCGATGACAAAATAGCTCCCAATAAATGGTTTAGCGAAGCAGGTTTAGAATTTAGAAAACTACTGCTCGGCAGTGTGGGAATTGGGGTGTATTATCGTTTTGGGGCTTACAATGTGGGCGAAATCAAACAGGATTTAAGCATTAAATCCATCATAGATTTACCTTTTGCCAAAATTAAATTCTAA
- a CDS encoding IS982 family transposase — MINYHKITDIFCIVDDFCNDFEKFTQPFTLGKSPKKKPKMSNAEVITIMILFHLSGFRTFKHFYIYYVQKHMQQEFPQTVSYNRFTELMQSNIMALTMFAKTCALGSCTGISFVDSTPIRVCGNKRIKRNKVFKDLATTGKSTMGWFHGFKLHLVINDKGEILSFCVTQANVDDREPLKNEGFLKQIFGKLFGDKGYISEKLNQLLFVDGIQLITNIRNNMKNSLMTMSDKILLRKRSIIETVNDELKNICQIEHSRHRSIGNFMTNLVAGIIAYHFLPKKPSLKYETLKTNQLAMFY; from the coding sequence ATGATTAATTACCACAAAATTACGGATATTTTTTGTATTGTTGATGACTTTTGTAATGATTTTGAAAAATTCACTCAGCCTTTTACTCTCGGAAAGTCTCCCAAAAAGAAGCCCAAAATGAGTAACGCTGAAGTAATCACCATAATGATTCTTTTTCATCTAAGTGGCTTTAGAACTTTTAAGCATTTTTACATTTACTATGTTCAAAAGCATATGCAACAGGAATTTCCTCAAACGGTCTCTTATAACCGATTTACCGAACTTATGCAATCCAATATCATGGCTCTTACCATGTTTGCAAAAACCTGTGCTTTAGGAAGTTGTACAGGGATTTCTTTTGTGGATAGTACGCCAATAAGAGTATGTGGAAACAAAAGAATTAAACGCAACAAAGTATTCAAAGACCTAGCTACAACGGGGAAATCTACTATGGGTTGGTTTCATGGATTTAAACTCCATTTGGTCATTAATGATAAAGGCGAGATATTGAGTTTTTGCGTAACGCAGGCGAATGTAGACGATAGAGAACCACTGAAAAATGAAGGTTTTTTGAAGCAAATTTTTGGTAAACTGTTTGGGGACAAAGGTTACATCTCCGAAAAGTTGAATCAATTACTCTTTGTGGATGGTATTCAACTGATTACCAACATCCGAAACAACATGAAAAACTCTCTTATGACTATGTCTGACAAAATTTTGCTTAGAAAACGCTCCATCATAGAGACGGTGAATGACGAGCTAAAAAACATTTGCCAAATTGAGCACTCCAGGCATCGTTCAATAGGAAATTTTATGACCAACTTAGTGGCAGGGATTATTGCCTATCATTTTCTTCCTAAAAAACCATCATTAAAATATGAAACTCTGAAAACTAACCAATTAGCTATGTTTTATTAA
- a CDS encoding amidohydrolase family protein, which produces MSTLQHFDPKDAVIEKIKEKGGWVNCHAHLDRAYSLQKDTFSFTNSYLKEKWHLVDEMKKNSTVDIIYDRMARAIEYFLEQGAQAVGSFIDVDEVMQDRSIKAAQRIMDKYGKDIEIRWANQVLKGVIDPKAREWFDLSADFVDIIGGLPAKDFGREEEHLDILMETAKAKNKLVHVHVDQFNTDEETETELLARKTIEHGLQGKVTAVHSISVAAHPKKYRYELYDLINEAQMHVISCPTAWIDHNRTERLAPSHNSVTPVDEMIPHGINVAFGTDNINDIYKPFSDGNLWTELRVMLESCHYYDVEKLSDIATINGLKCLGIEK; this is translated from the coding sequence ATGAGTACACTACAACACTTCGACCCGAAAGATGCAGTTATTGAAAAAATCAAAGAAAAAGGTGGCTGGGTAAACTGCCACGCACACCTCGACAGGGCTTACTCCCTGCAAAAAGACACTTTCTCGTTTACTAATTCTTATTTAAAAGAAAAATGGCACTTGGTAGATGAGATGAAAAAAAATTCTACCGTAGACATTATTTATGATAGAATGGCGCGTGCCATCGAGTATTTCTTGGAACAAGGCGCACAAGCCGTAGGCTCCTTCATTGATGTGGACGAGGTGATGCAAGACCGAAGCATCAAAGCGGCTCAAAGGATTATGGATAAATACGGAAAAGATATTGAAATCCGCTGGGCTAATCAGGTGTTAAAAGGTGTAATCGACCCGAAAGCTAGAGAGTGGTTTGACCTTTCTGCCGATTTTGTGGACATCATCGGGGGGCTACCTGCCAAAGATTTTGGTAGAGAGGAAGAGCACCTTGACATCCTTATGGAAACTGCCAAAGCTAAAAACAAATTAGTACATGTGCATGTGGATCAGTTCAACACAGACGAGGAAACTGAAACCGAGCTTTTAGCTAGAAAAACTATTGAGCACGGATTACAAGGTAAAGTAACCGCGGTGCACTCAATCTCAGTAGCTGCACATCCTAAAAAATACCGTTACGAATTATATGATTTAATCAACGAAGCACAAATGCATGTTATCTCATGCCCTACTGCGTGGATCGACCACAACCGTACGGAGCGTTTGGCACCAAGCCACAACTCTGTAACACCAGTAGATGAGATGATTCCGCACGGGATTAATGTAGCTTTCGGGACTGATAATATTAATGATATTTACAAGCCTTTCTCTGATGGAAACTTGTGGACAGAACTTCGCGTAATGCTTGAATCTTGCCACTACTATGATGTAGAAAAACTTTCGGACATCGCAACCATCAATGGTCTAAAATGTTTAGGTATCGAGAAGTAA
- the kdsA gene encoding 3-deoxy-8-phosphooctulonate synthase — MIQNLPKIQFTDSGNFFLIAGPCAIENEETPFAIAEELVKITNDLKIPFVFKGSFRKANRSRIDSFTGIGDEKALKIIQKIGKTFNVPTTTDIHESSDAALAAKYVDVLQIPAFLVRQTDLVVAAAKTGKAVTLKKGQFLSPESMQFPVQKVTDSGNQNVAIIERGTTFGYQDLVVDFRGIPVMQQYAPVILDITHSLQQPNQLSGVTGGKPALIETIAKSGIATGVNGIFIETHPNPSQAKSDGANMLPLGQMRNLLEKLIKIREAINS; from the coding sequence GTGATACAAAATTTGCCCAAAATACAATTTACCGATTCTGGTAATTTCTTTTTAATCGCAGGACCTTGCGCCATAGAAAACGAGGAAACACCTTTTGCCATTGCAGAAGAATTAGTAAAAATCACTAATGATTTAAAAATTCCTTTCGTGTTTAAAGGTTCGTTCCGAAAAGCTAATCGTTCGCGTATCGATAGCTTTACGGGAATTGGAGACGAAAAAGCCTTAAAAATCATTCAGAAAATAGGCAAAACTTTTAATGTGCCTACCACGACAGATATTCACGAAAGTAGCGATGCCGCACTTGCTGCCAAGTATGTAGATGTGTTGCAAATCCCTGCATTTTTGGTGCGCCAAACGGATTTAGTGGTAGCCGCCGCAAAAACTGGAAAGGCTGTAACTTTGAAAAAAGGACAATTTCTTTCGCCAGAAAGTATGCAATTTCCCGTGCAAAAAGTAACCGACAGCGGAAACCAAAATGTCGCCATCATTGAACGAGGTACTACTTTTGGCTACCAAGATTTGGTAGTAGATTTCAGGGGAATTCCTGTAATGCAGCAATATGCTCCTGTGATTTTGGACATCACACATTCACTTCAACAACCCAATCAATTAAGTGGTGTAACAGGCGGAAAACCAGCGCTTATAGAAACCATAGCTAAATCTGGAATCGCCACAGGCGTAAACGGAATTTTTATTGAAACACACCCAAATCCAAGTCAAGCTAAAAGCGATGGGGCTAATATGCTCCCGCTGGGACAAATGCGCAATTTGCTAGAAAAATTAATTAAAATCAGAGAGGCGATAAATTCGTAA
- the hemN gene encoding oxygen-independent coproporphyrinogen III oxidase, protein MNKELIQKYNIPGPRYTSYPTVPYWDGEEFSVSSWEETLKKSFKESNQSEGISLYLHLPFCESLCTFCACHKHITKRHQEVEIPYIQSLLKEWDLYLNLLEERPIIKELHLGGGTPTFFSPENLKFLLESIFSKAEIAKNPEFSIEGHPNNTTYEHMKMLYDLGFRRISFGVQDYDLKVQEAIHRIQPFENVKRVTEQAREIGYESISHDLVFGLPFHTLDKMKYTIAKTKELNPDRIAFYSYAHVPWIKGVGQRGFDEKDLPSPAEKRQLYEVGKEIFEQMGYEEIGMDHFALKTDKLYLASKNGALHRNFMGYSSSKTQVMIGLGMSAISDSWYSFAQNSKSLKEYTNLVENGTLPVTKGHILTPEDLTMRRHILNLMCNLKTNFRELPVENLKDIKNRLAEMQHDGLIQFSDDELIVTEAGRIFIRNICMAFDLRMLKNKPETRIFSMTI, encoded by the coding sequence ATGAACAAAGAATTAATCCAAAAATATAATATTCCTGGCCCTCGATATACTAGCTACCCCACTGTACCATACTGGGACGGCGAAGAATTCTCAGTATCGAGCTGGGAAGAGACACTCAAAAAATCCTTTAAAGAATCTAACCAATCTGAGGGGATTTCGCTGTATTTGCACCTGCCATTTTGCGAAAGTCTCTGCACTTTTTGCGCCTGCCACAAGCATATTACTAAGCGCCACCAAGAGGTGGAAATCCCTTATATTCAGAGCCTTTTAAAGGAATGGGATTTATATTTAAATCTTTTAGAGGAAAGGCCAATCATCAAAGAATTGCATTTAGGCGGTGGCACTCCCACCTTCTTCTCTCCTGAAAATTTAAAATTCCTGCTGGAAAGCATTTTTAGCAAGGCTGAAATTGCTAAAAACCCAGAATTTAGCATTGAAGGGCACCCTAATAATACAACTTATGAGCATATGAAAATGCTGTATGATTTAGGATTTCGCCGCATCAGTTTTGGGGTGCAAGATTATGATTTAAAGGTGCAAGAGGCCATTCATCGCATTCAGCCGTTTGAAAATGTGAAACGCGTAACGGAACAAGCCAGAGAGATTGGCTATGAGAGCATTAGCCACGATTTAGTATTTGGACTTCCCTTCCACACTTTGGACAAAATGAAATATACCATTGCGAAGACTAAGGAGCTTAATCCCGATAGAATCGCCTTTTACAGCTATGCGCACGTGCCGTGGATTAAGGGCGTGGGACAGCGTGGATTTGATGAAAAAGATTTGCCTTCGCCTGCGGAGAAAAGGCAATTGTACGAGGTGGGCAAAGAGATTTTTGAGCAAATGGGCTATGAAGAAATCGGGATGGACCATTTTGCATTGAAGACTGATAAGCTCTATTTAGCCTCAAAGAATGGGGCGCTGCACCGCAATTTTATGGGGTATAGCTCCTCAAAAACACAGGTAATGATTGGGCTGGGAATGTCTGCCATATCAGATAGCTGGTACAGCTTTGCACAAAATAGCAAGTCGCTGAAAGAGTACACCAACTTAGTGGAAAACGGCACTCTCCCCGTTACCAAAGGGCATATACTCACACCCGAGGATTTAACGATGCGCCGCCATATTCTGAATTTAATGTGCAACTTGAAAACCAATTTCCGCGAGCTACCCGTTGAAAATTTAAAGGATATAAAAAACCGATTGGCTGAAATGCAACACGATGGATTGATTCAGTTTTCTGATGATGAATTAATCGTAACCGAGGCTGGGAGAATCTTTATCCGTAATATTTGTATGGCATTTGATTTAAGAATGCTAAAAAATAAGCCCGAAACAAGAATTTTTTCAATGACAATTTAA
- the hpt gene encoding hypoxanthine phosphoribosyltransferase, which produces MEKSITILDKTFVPFLTEEEIQSAIKDMAQKIYQKFSNETPLFVGVLNGVVMFFSDMLKHYSGDCEISFIQMKSYEGTSSTGQVKRLMDLSDDLVKNRHIIIMEDIIDTGNTLETLYEMMQSKPVASVSIATLLFKPNAYKKDLKIDYIGLSIPDKFVVGYGLDYDGLGRNIPEIYQLKEF; this is translated from the coding sequence ATGGAAAAATCAATTACTATTCTTGATAAAACCTTTGTCCCCTTCCTCACTGAGGAGGAAATTCAAAGTGCCATTAAAGATATGGCGCAGAAAATTTACCAAAAATTTAGTAATGAAACGCCGCTTTTTGTAGGAGTTTTAAACGGAGTAGTAATGTTTTTTAGCGATATGCTAAAGCACTATTCTGGCGATTGCGAAATTTCATTTATCCAGATGAAATCCTATGAGGGAACCTCCTCCACAGGGCAGGTCAAGAGGCTAATGGATTTGTCAGATGATTTGGTCAAAAATCGCCACATCATCATCATGGAAGACATTATAGATACGGGCAATACCCTAGAAACGCTGTATGAAATGATGCAATCAAAGCCTGTTGCTAGTGTGAGCATCGCGACATTGCTTTTTAAGCCTAATGCGTATAAAAAAGATTTAAAAATTGATTATATAGGACTTAGCATTCCAGATAAATTCGTGGTGGGCTACGGCTTGGATTACGATGGTCTGGGACGAAACATTCCTGAAATTTACCAATTAAAAGAATTTTAA